Within Rhododendron vialii isolate Sample 1 chromosome 12a, ASM3025357v1, the genomic segment TAGGGATTTCCATCTCCCAAGGAGCGAAGGCTGTGACGGGGCGTGAAGCTCTAAGAGGGGTCCGAAGGCTCAATGACGTCCAATGGGATTCGGTAAACAGCCTGGGCACGACACTCCTCAAAGATTTCCTCAAGGTCGGCAGAAGAGGAGCTACTGGTACTGTCCGAGGAGACTTCAACAACCATTCGCCCCTTCCTAGCAAAAAAAGATATGTGCAAAAGTccgttagctatatgcccagggaaaagcaacatgacctagCAAATAAGGACgaaatggtcatcgctcctcggtaTATTTCTGGGGACCTTTCCCCGAGAAAGGTCTCCGAGGCCAGTGGTTGTCTCTATGATCTCGAGTTGAAGATTGGCCTCGGGAAGAATATGGCCCTCGGGTTGAATTTAGACCTCGGGGAAACTAAGAACAAAGCACTGGAGACGCCCAGCGCCGCCGTAGGACGAACAGCGGCGAACGGTGGTACAACCACAATGCGTAAGGAATGTGGATCAAAGGgaagaaaacttgaagaaaatgatcaaaacatgaaaaccagCAACTGAAGATCGTCATACCTTGGTTTAGTGTCGAGATCTGCTTCCAAAACGCTTAaaatctcgattgaaagctGGAAACAGTCGGCGGCGGCGGTTCATTTTCAGCAGCGGAGGAAAAGTAATCGTCTCACCTCTGTCTTCCCTATTTATAATGGGAGAGGTGGAAggctgcgcgggaaacgaagcgttgTGCACCGAGCCGTCAGATCTTTGACgcgtgataagcacccgacaataacattaagggtgcgctagttgtctagttttagttatttcttttCGTTAATTTGGTGGGTTTTAATTTGCTTTTTGCTCGTAGGGTATTCTggttctgttttgtaggaaatcGTTCTAAGCAAGGGTCTTTAAAGCCAAAGCACGTTAAGACAATGGAGGTTCAAAAGTGACCAAGTTCGAAGTCATCGGAATCAAAGCCCAAGCATTTAAGGACCCGTCGGCTCAAAGAAGCAAGCCAAAGATCAAAGAAGCAAGTGCTGGACACTAATAGCTTTGGTATTGATACCTTGAGATTTCTCCTATCAATACCGAGATCATCATGCAGCAGCCCCTAATAGCCTCGGTATTGATACCAAGTGATTCAGTCTATCAATACCGAGTAGCATAGTGGTAACTCCTTAACCACTTCGGTATTGATACTACTTTTTGGCATCTATTGATATTGAGGTCATTAGCACAGCAACTTAAGGGCTTCGCGATCGATACCGAGGGCCTTAGGGGCGAATTTTTggagcatcttgggaatattccaagCACGGATccccggagtataaaagcttattacatcattttgtacaaacaagtagcaTAGATTCAATAGTAcaattttctagatctagattagatttctttgcatttcaaattgttcttgagtgttcttcatttccagttttaaatatttcaatttctgcccttagttgttaatttttgttattgttgccttaattaaagttgtttattttctcccgatctatcttaattaCTAGTTTagttcaagtcttgttatttcattatgttaagtagatttttgcttgctcctatctctctagatatgtgcgagtagtttcaagggttaggtcatgggatgattagcatctcatggctctggcaaaaattgcattttgcacccaataaagctttaaactttgacttgaaaattgatgtggggttcgggtttgtttgacaaattaccgaggtgttaacctctttgatcatgtgtaggtgggagcatcgcctacccaccacacatgatgcttagagctctgtcgcttgaggtatttgccaaatgaattctagagctagcttggttttcaaattattttatcttccgatttgagaactataattaagtatcttaaattgtgtaattgggtgaagagtgtgatttagctcgagtcttgggtgttaataattcctagacctagcctatcgtttttaatttagccctttatttccaccgtttaaagtaaaacaaagttggctgtctaaaagccaaaagcccttacttgcgtctacaaatccgaccaagccatataattattcccttgggtacgatcccggattttcggtttattatgcttcaatcgacgtgttaaaccctacgcttggggtattattccataTTATCTTGGAGAACGaggcatttttggcgccgttgccggggatttcttattatggctttcttggaggttcgacaaaccactgtaagtgtCCCGCTTTCGttaagtagtagtagtttagtagtttatgcgCGTGTTATCATCGGACGGCCAGCATCAGGggctctgcaccgaggacaggcgccggatattcagaccttaggcgtgatgacgcgtgtcaccgaagcgacgtttcgtaccaatcaactgacacaGCACGTGCCGAGACAGCCTGTCTATTCTGAGACCTCGGCAActgctgacacgtggctctCGTCTCTGGCACAGGTGGAACGGGATCTACCGAGGCAAGCGTACTCTCTGGTAGTTCTTTAAGAAAAGGATCAAGGCCTGATGTTTCATATAATGaggtcaagaccctgaagcagaggtaCAAGGCTCCAGgggcttgaggggctattgtggaggcttcggtcatggcCTCGGTAATCTGACCagaccaccattaaccgaggcctcatatcggCACGGTCTATAGGATTGTACAGGCGGGCCAGTGTATATccttctgtttactcgctcggtatTAAGTCTCCTGTTGACTCTTCGGGTTATTACCGAAGCAAGCATTCCGTTAGTCTCTTGAAAGAATGTACATAGCAGAAAGGTGACCAAGAGCGATACGTGGCGGATAGGATCATCTAGGCctggtctggccatgtgctccgtaaccgccttatccggtgcgtcatctgtgatgtcatccgaggcggttacccgagcgtatccttcacgcactagtttggaggccaagcaaatctaggtctataaatacaaagggatactcatctttgagaggtatgctatctttccctaaccctagatctatatccttCCCTGAGATCTGACTTGATCGTCAGAGGGTCACGGGGCTactccagccctagtgacttgttgcaggtccagaaGAAGGGGAGCAGAACAGCGGAAGAGGAATCTTAattcaggtcaaggtcccgtcaaatcgaacccttaCACCAACTATTAAAATCTCCCAAATTTAAAGAACTTACAATGATTAGTTGCTTCCTAATTTGTTGGACATTTATTCTGTCGTCGGCGCTTAACGGCCGACAAAGTCATGATTGACGTGAATCTTAACGTTATAAAAAGATAAGCACATAATGAAAGTATGAAACATGACATTTGATTGCTTTGTCGTCTTCTAATTGTTCGTATgcgtacatttttttttcttgtaatggAAAGAATAAATCAGGTGCCACGTCCCGACATAGACGACATTTTTAAATGCCAATTGATTTAATTCTAAATGTTCGGTTCAATGCTGCTTAGTGGTTTGATAAGTTCCCCTGATGTAATGGTTGTGGACCTATGGTAACAATTCTGATGAATCAAAACCACTAAACATAGTTAAACTTCAACTGTTTATGATggggtaatatatatatatatagttaggtACTATAATTTGGTTTCACTATATTGGTAGATAGAAAATAAACTTGCATTTATATCTGGAAACTGATGTAAGATAGTGAATCTTACCCATTTCACTACATGCTGCAAATTGGTCATGTGCCTCTAATGTTTAATTGTAGTTGCTAAGCATGTAGGGTGAATGGATCATAGCCGCAGTATGgcctaaataaatattttttggttgCTATGTATGTGAAAGGAAAGGAATTTTTAGCATATCAAATTTTGTTAGTCGTGCATTTAGGCTTCATGACTGGACTCAAAAGTCTTAATCTTTAATAGTTCGTGTGAGATTGAGTTGAAAACACTATGGAATCTGTCCCTTCATTCGAATTTCATCTACCTTCTATCTATTAGTAAGCTGTATGATTACGGAATGTAATCTTTCAACCATTGTGTATTGCAGGAAGTTAATCCATTTACTGCGCAGTTTCTCTTCGAGAAAGAACTGAAATGTAGTGATGTAGGACCAGCTTGTCGTATTGTAATTCCCATGGTTTGCACATTTACTGCTCAATTTTATGGGGATTTCATGCTCTTGTCAAATAATTGATAATTGTTGGCTAACTGCCAACAGTCAAGTTCTAGGAAATATGATGTTCCCacatgcaaaaaaagaaaaactaaaacaaaaaaagaaaagaaagagaaaagcaGCTTTGAATCTATGCATGCTTTCAAAATTGTTATACCTCATAGAGCTAATCCTACCAGCTATGTCTGAACAAATTTTGGGTTTAAAGAGTTAagttgaattaaaaataataaagtttgatGCATGTGGAAAGGGTTTCCAAATTCTATTAGTTTTATGAGTTATACAGCTTTGGCCATGGAAagtacttgaattttttttgtcttagaTTCTAATTATGTTTACCAATTTCTTTTGCTTGTGCTATTTAGTTTCTTTCACTTAGTTTAAGTGTGAATGTTCAGTTTGGGGCTTGGAATTTGGACAAGCTATTTTAGTCAaacgaaaattgatttttgcaagACCACGTCTAACAAATGAATTACTTGGACGAAGTACAAGCACTTCTAATTGATTTGGGTGGGCAACTGAGCATACAAGCATGTTACTTTTTGAACTATTTCTTTATCCAATATCAAATGCGTCAATGCATGGGTTCTCTTACAGGGTTATGCAGAAAGGTATCTCCCGGCTCTGACTGATAAAGAAGGTTTTTTCGTGTTCATGGATGACATGGATGCTTGTGAAATTTGGGTTTTCCGCTACAGGTTTGAGTTGCATTGCTATCTTATGTTATTGTCCCAGGAGCAACGACTGACCAATCTGATAGGCTATCAACGACTGACCAATATGATAGGCTATCGATCACACTCATGTATCTTCCAAATTACACTAGATATGTGAGGCTGGACTTGGCTTTTTTTTGCATCCAACATATAGAAAGTAGGAAAATCCTATACGTACCGACAAAAAATATAGGGAAATCGCGGCCGTCGGTAGGAAAtggtcggtgcaaatagcaccactctAGAAAGTACgtggattgtaaaaaaaaaaaagatttttgatcagcaaaaagATTAGAGATACCAGAAAGACATAGGTGAACTGTTCCATTTATTATGAAGTCAAACATTGGTGGCTTCTCTCAATGAAGTCCTTTCTAAAAACTCCCCACATTACATGAAAATTAAAGTACATCGTacggaaagaaataaaataaagataatCAATCACATTGCTAAGAAGACCAACAAAAAGAACATGTAGCCTTGCAGATTTGTGCTACCACATTTAAGGTGGTCCATCTTTTAGGTTGGCCTGTCTTAGAAGGGTGTGTTTCTCGGGTATACCTTCAGAAACGTGTCACTAGTTCGATTCTAATATGCTACATATAGTCAAAAATTGCAATCTTCAGGATTTTGGGTATATTTATGCAATTTTGGTCCCATGCATCTTTGTGCAGGTATTGGCAAAACAACCGTAGCTGAATGTTCGTACTTGAGAAAACTGGTGAGGCTATGTATCTCATTGTTTTTCGTCAGATCGTAAACTTGAAATCACTATAACTGACTTGAGGAATTAATAATCGATATGATTGAAATGTTGCAGGTGACTTTGTGAGGGCGCATGGACTGCAATCTGGGGATTTCATGATGGTTTACAAAGATGGTCAAAGTGAAAGATTTGTAAGCATTTTTTTACATGATTTTGGAAGTCTTCTAGAAATATATTTCAAATCCTTACGATGCATTAATGGAGTAATTCACTGTGTTTTCGTTTTTTCCAAGGGTATCCGGGCTAGAAAGGCTAGTTCCCAAGTGACAGGTCCTCAGCATGAGTTAAATAGGTCAAAGAACTACTACGCCGATCTTACTGCAATGAATGGCACCTGCTTTCCCCCTGAAAATATCCTGTACAACTTTCCGATGAATTTCACCGCTGAGGTGGTGCCAGATGTTTCAAATGTCGAACAATCACTGAGCTATGGATCAATTAATACCTTCTCTCTGGGTAACTTCTGGTAGTTGAGACGTGGTCATAAGCTGTCAGCAGAGATGGTGATCTCCGGTAAGGTCATCAGAATGCTGATAATGTAAGTATATAACTAGAACAAAGTCGATAATTAGGGATCTTAAAGGGAGCTATATATGTAAATCTCATCAACTCAAGATggtttaaagtaattataaatcTAACTGTGTATGTCTGGGAGGATTCTCTTCTGTTGTATTGGCACTGACAAAGTACTTTGGTTGTTGTCAACTGGGCAAAAGCGCATCTACCGGTGGAGCTTGAGGctcttaaattttttcttttgaacctTAACTTTTGATCCTAATAATGTTTATGGTAAGTCTCACGTGAAACACGTGCATATTGAAGTCAACTTCATGAGCAGGCCCGACCCCTGCCTGGGCGGCCCCCAAATGGGTCTTCCTTTAGAAATAAGCAATAAATataagagaaaatttcaaaatggcacctgaactttgcaccaaatgtcacagagacacctgaacttaagtttattttaattaaacatCTGTACTAACAAGATTCtcaaatttagacacctgaacttaagtttatttcaattaaacaccagGGCGTGGTGAACCGCAGAGGGGTTGCCAAAACAAAGCAACAGTTCAATGCTTCAACTGTCAGGCCATGGGCCACTACAAGTGTGAATGCCCCCAACCCCAGAGGGAAAGGAATGAGAGCTTTGGAAACCAGAAAGCTCAACAACCTGGACAGGCCGGATTTGGGAAGCAAAATCTCGGAGGCCCACCACAACAGCAGAGTGGCAAAACAAGGGGAAACAATCCATGGGAACGCAACAGAGCACTGGAGAGCGCATCTTTGAGCTACAGACTGAGGAGcaagagcaggatccctctgtgatccaagatAAGCTATTATTGTACAGTACCTGCGTGCAAGCTTTGTTTGACTCTGGAGCATCACATTCGTTTATATCTTCTGCCTGCATAACTGCTCTAACACTAGAAACAAAACCCTTAGGTACGAGTACGAAAGTCACATCACCATTGGgagggagtatagctgttaatctagtgtgtagagggtacGAGATAGAAATAGCCCACCTGCGTCTGACCTGCGACTTCAGGGTGATCGACATAGAGGATTTTGACGTAATCCTTAGAATGGGTTGGCTATCAGCTCACCGTGCGGTCATAGACTTCTATCAGAAGACAGTGACGGCTCATACCTCTGAAGGAACTCGTTTTCGATTTAAGGGACGACAAGTTCGATGACAAAACAAtcaaggtggcagaatcaactgtttggatggctacctagtctccaaatggaagaaaccgaCCAGATGGAATTGGGATTATCGCACATCATTTGCgagtacgccgatgttttccctgaagagtTTCCGGGCTTACCacctcaaagagagatagacttctctatagaactccaatcGGGAAcagcaccaatctctatggcatCGTACCGAATGGCCCCTGCAGAACtgaaggagctcaagacccaattgtaGGAGCTGTTGGACAAAGGATTCATCAGACCAAATACATCACCATGGGGAGCGCCTgcattgttcgtgaagaagaaataaGAAACACTTCGACTGAGTATTGACTATAGGAAGTTAAACCAAGTCACagtcaagaaccgatatccgttgcctaggatcgatgacctatttgatcaattaagaggagcaaCTTGCTTTTCTAAAATTGATCTTCGATCAAGTTACCATCAGTTAAGGATTCGGGAGGAGGATATTGCCAAGACAGCCTTCCGCACCAGATGtggacactacgagtttgtgGTGATGCCGTTCAGACTAACCAAcgctccggcagtattcatgtgtctcatgaacaagattttccaaccctacctagacaaatttgtagtggtgttcattgatgacatcttgatatactccgccagtaaggaggagcacgaggaacaccttcggatagtgttacaagtactccgagatggccaactctatgccaaggcgagtaaatgcgagttttggctggaagtggttaagttcttggggcacgtaATATCCAAGGATGGAATTGCGGTGGACGACAGTAAGGTAGAAGCAGTGCTGAACTAGAAACAGTCA encodes:
- the LOC131311319 gene encoding B3 domain-containing transcription factor FUS3-like, translated to MFVLEKTGDFVRAHGLQSGDFMMVYKDGQSERFGIRARKASSQVTGPQHELNRSKNYYADLTAMNGTCFPPENILYNFPMNFTAEVVPDVSNVEQSLSYGSINTFSLGNFW